In Anthonomus grandis grandis chromosome 16, icAntGran1.3, whole genome shotgun sequence, a single window of DNA contains:
- the LOC126745483 gene encoding zinc finger and BTB domain-containing protein 17-like — MFTLPNFCRVCLKYDKNLIDLAHIENEPSETLMSKLQLCVSEVEWTTFKPLLCHPCIKRLNIAYSFKKQCVQSAGVLKNYIELVKESQKKNESQAAVKTESALPQTGAYMLLPNHKYVKILVGNQNQNSTGNANNFQNVFLNLIPATTISPIPNTAADKNKDTNQNVFLNLNNTIQKFIPVTTLQPPPLKKTEPVKKQQNSGIVNVGNANVSQLLTESNAEEMSVEIDPTSFLSLEHDDPSSEDEIKTNVIYKPNNQKKSKNEVNANGVSSNGTDPSSSAASFAPVIPKETEIYSGGHFLNNPVLSDYHCESCQKSFATARLLKQHIKQFHLGKLPFNCHHCFSDYLTRAEYDACLSRHKKELDSQKTSLTLSDLKSNSSYECDLLNASASEIPADLNLEPNEHGQYVCDVCVRVFTAASGLLRHRVRKHNQKNRKKYFIKGMKNAQCDICKREFSTHSYMLLHRKLHMREDGGYKFKVQGKSKYKDVLDEEGNVKEKEETKKDGEEEEEINVTPDLTMKDEYESDSDSDNEGETQAKKAKLDVESSNQKLQTEKEDEEELSSDPHDKREEGPNTENVNDTDSSGESSSSDSHSDQQGQSDEK; from the coding sequence GAATGGACTACCTTTAAACCTCTATTATGCCACCCTTGTATTAAGCGTCTGAATATAGCCTACAGTTTCAAAAAGCAATGCGTCCAAAGCGCGGGTGTACTCAAAAATTATATCGAACTAGTGAAGGAATCTCAAAAGAAGAACGAATCTCAAGCAGCTGTTAAGACAGAATCTGCATTGCCTCAAACCGGGGCGTACATGCTCCTACCGAATCATAAATACGTCAAGATCTTGGTGGGCAACCAGAACCAAAATTCTACAGGTAAcgcaaataattttcaaaatgtgtTTCTTAATCTCATTCCGGCAACTACGATAAGCCCTATTCCGAATACCGCCGCGGACAAAAACAAAGATACCAATCAAAATgtgtttttgaatttgaacaaCACAATCCAGAAATTCATTCCTGTTACGACCCTCCAGCCTCCACCGTTGAAGAAAACCGAACCGGTAAAGAAACAACAGAATTCAGGTATAGTGAACGTAGGCAATGCAAACGTATCACAGCTTCTCACAGAATCCAATGCTGAAGAAATGAGCGTTGAAATTGATCCCACGTCATTTTTATCCCTGGAGCATGACGATCCAAGCAGTgaagatgaaattaaaactaacgTAATATATAAACCAAATAaccaaaagaaatcaaaaaatgaAGTAAACGCTAACGGCGTTAGCTCTAATGGCACTGACCCATCCTCATCCGCCGCTAGTTTTGCCCCAGTAATTCCAAAAGAAACTGAAATTTACTCCGGAGGACATTTCCTGAACAATCCAGTACTATCAGACTATCACTGCGAATCATGTCAAAAGTCATTTGCTACAGCCAGACTTTTAAAACAACACATCAAACAATTCCATTTAGGCAAACTTCCATTCAATTGCCACCATTGTTTTTCCGATTATTTAACGAGAGCCGAGTATGACGCTTGCCTATCACGCCACAAGAAGGAACTCGACTCACAAAAAACCTCCCTTACCCTAAGCGATCTGAAAAGTAATTCCTCTTACGAGTGCGACCTTTTGAATGCCTCAGCCTCGGAAATACCGGCAGACCTAAATCTAGAACCGAACGAACACGGACAGTACGTTTGCGACGTTTGCGTGAGAGTGTTCACCGCAGCCTCGGGACTCCTGAGGCACAGGGTGAGAAAACACAATcagaaaaaccgaaaaaaatattttattaaaggaatgAAAAATGCTCAATGTGATATTTGTAAGAGGGAGTTCTCGACACACTCGTATATGTTACTGCACCGAAAATTACACATGAGAGAGGACGGAGGTTACAAATTTAAGGTTCAAGGAAAGAGTAAGTATAAGGATGTCCTGGATGAGGAGGGTAATGTCAAAGAAaaggaagaaacaaaaaaagatgGTGAGGAGGAAGAGGAGATAAACGTTACTCCAGACCTCACGATGAAAGATGAATACGAATCAGATTCTGATAGTGATAATGAGGGAGAAACTCAAGCTAAAAAAGCGAAACTGGATGTTGAATCAAGTAATCAGAAGTTACAGACTGAAAAAGAGGATGAGGAGGAGTTGAGTAGTGACCCACATGACAAAAGAGAGGAAGGCCCAAATACAGAAAATGTAAATGATACGGATTCTAGTGGAGAATCGTCTTCCAGTGATTCACATTCGGATCAGCAAGGACAAAGTGATGAAAAATAG
- the LOC126745789 gene encoding bcl-2-related ovarian killer protein-like, with product MDIQGVAGGVEILRKPLTPSRTRRKLSIPASLPLSVTGLGEVQAQAAFRRRFSNVGDAVSRKLSTTIGWRAGLITINASPPEEVVAVGRALCTLYIRTRLKKAGLFNKKLGLTRVRSAIGTLTGCGNIVKEVFPGLSHACQELERMYPKLYNNIWIHTGPPPAEGTVGILLAAGHHMMRTEPTWGKVLAIYCIAAGLSVDCVRQGQSEQLHVILEDMSELLEDKIAAWVHANGGWTGLNAHCRPKNQEVSVTEYVTIFGVVTIILLVAYFIVRFCVRFGV from the exons atggatatacagggtgtggcCGGAGGAGTTGAGATCTTAAGGAAACCATTGACCCCATCGAGGACTAGACGTAAATTAAGCATTCCTGCAAGTTTGCCACTAAGTGTTACAG gATTAGGGGAGGTTCAGGCCCAAGCAGCTTTCAGAAGACGATTCAGTAATGTAGGCGATGCGGTGTCCAGAAAGCTATCAACGACGATTGGCTGGAGAGCCGGATTAATTACGATAAATG CATCTCCTCCAGAAGAAGTAGTGGCAGTAGGAAGAGCATTGTGTACCCTATACATCAGGacaagactgaaaaaagccggactttttaataaaaaattaggccTCACTAGGGTGAGAAGTGCCATAGGGACCCTGACAGGATGCGGGAATATTGTCAAGGAAGTATTTCCAG GTTTATCACACGCCTGCCAAGAACTAGAGCGGATGTATCCGAAATTGTACAATAACATTTGGATACACACAGGTCCACCTCCTGCTGAAGGTACCGTTGGTATACTGCTAGCTGCCGGACATCATATGATGAGAACAGAACCAACATGGGGAAAG gtTCTGGCAATATATTGCATAGCAGCGGGTCTATCTGTAGACTGTGTTAGACAAGGGCAGAGCGAACAACTTCACGTTATTTTGGAGGACATGTCCGAGCTGCTCGAGGATAAAATAGCCGCATGGGTACACGCAAACGGCGGATGG aCTGGACTTAACGCTCACTGCCGACCAAAAAATCAAGAAGTCTCCGTAACTGAATACGTCACCATTTTCGGAGTTGTTACTATAATACTTTTGGTAGCTTACTTTATAGTAAGATTTTGTGTTCGATTTGGAGTATAG
- the LOC126745965 gene encoding uncharacterized protein LOC126745965 translates to MLTIMFQSNLFILVTSVFVSVRSDVNEIDRQFQGYVYPQPPPAVQLDEEPPVLPPLYLPPVFDEIPLVPTPVHPPPSSYLPPTPPSGYLPPSPDIFPPLYQDDSIVVTAPPNFRLENMSCIQGSNFRATFKMEGNTPQFATVDEGEESCVTAASDNRFRIELDSFNSMIKCGVRKCSQKGQNMEGDNNMCLVLRIPAVRGVRLPEDGMVTLMCIPQERVVTQTRHLKLGRNKIQQVAKGRSSNSFLATGGTRKDLRTRIGIFRKRPGTNVFDQSVQADNIIHLGEELMLRAVISEGDGKIYFDMPIGFLAASKIKFATICKKRATQHCTQKYKAIFYSVGGYYKIQLLTLLGWKSSHIGPVLITGINSKKSALLLTQNGCVNPSMRTICPKQPHRATPLSTELIFRAFLFQESPQGDEMVLSVRTQGCLHPQDCVVKAESCVEDVSHLSRLKRELNVKNESEYPVTNWESQLTFKVEPSLEAKSNKRNNNNNNNTKNENFLSIVCIALVVVMFGIFILIFLVWHICKTQSPKN, encoded by the exons ATGTTGACCATAATGTTCCAATCGAATTTGTTTATACTAGTTACTAGTGTCTTTGTTAGTGTACGCAGTGATGTGAACGAAATAGACCGTCAGTTTCAAGGTTACGTTTACCCCCAGCCTCCTCCAGCTGTCCAACTTGACGAAGAACCTCCAGTTTTACCTCCATTATATTTACCACCGGTTTTTGATGAAATCCCTTTGGTGCCCACCCCTGTACATCCCCCGCCATCGAGCTATTTACCTCCGACACCTCCGTCTGGTTACCTACCACCCTCACCCGATATATTTCCTCCTTTATACCAAGATGATTCAATTGTTGTTACTGCTCCTCCAAATTTTCGATTGGAAAACATGTCTTGCATACAAGGGAGTAATTTTCGCGCCACATTTAAAATGGAGGGAAATACGCCACAGTTTGCTACTGTAGATGAAGGTGAGGAATCTTGTGTAACTGCAGCTAGTGACAACAGGTTCAGGATAGAGCTGGACAGCTTTAATAGTATGATAAAATGTGGTGTAAGAAAATGTAGCCAAAAGGGACAAAATATGGAAGGTGATAATAATATGTGTTTGGTGCTAAGGATACCTGCTGTAAGAGGAGTGAGATTACCAGAGGATGGCATGGTTACTCTTATGTGTATCCCGCAGGAGAGGGTGGTTACCCAGACAAGGCATCTCAAACTAGGCAGAAACAAAATTCA aCAAGTTGCAAAAGGTCGTTCATCTAATAGTTTTCTTGCTACTGGCGGCACTAGAAAAGACCTTAGAACCCGAATTGGTATATTTCGAAAACGCCCTGGTACCAACGTTTTTGATCAAAGCGTTCAGGCTGATAATATCATACACCTAGGAGAGGAATTAATGCTTAGGGCTGTTATAAGTGAAGGAGATGGCAAG ATTTACTTTGATATGCCTATAGGATTTCTTGCTGCAAGTAAGATAAAATTTGctacaatttgtaaaaaaagggcGACACAACATTGTACTCAAAAATACAAAGCCATTTTTTACAGTGTAGGAGGATATTATAAGATCCAATTGTTAACCCTTTTAGGTTGGAAAAGTAGTCATATAGGTCCTGTATTAATAACGGGTATAAACTCCAAGAAGTCAGCTCTTCTATTGACCCAAAACGGTTGTGTTAACCCTTCAATGAGAACGATTTGTCCGAAGCAACCACACCGTGCAACTCCTTTAAGCACGGAACTAATTTTCCG GGCGTTTTTATTTCAAGAGTCCCCCCAAGGAGACGAAATGGTCCTCTCTGTTAGGACCCAGGGCTGTTTGCACCCTCAAGACTGTGTCGTCAAG gcagAGTCCTGTGTGGAAGATGTTAGCCACCTTTCAAGATTAAAGCGAGAGTTGAATGTGAAAAACGAAAGTGAATATCCAGTGACAAATTGGGAGTCACAGTTGACATTTAAAGTGGAACCGTCATTGGAGGCCAAATCTAATAAacgcaataataataataataataatacaaaaaatgaaaatttcttaagcaTAGTTTGTATTGCCTTAGTAGTCGTAAtgtttggtatatttattttgatattctTAGTTTGGCACATCTGTAAGACTCAAAGTCCAAAGAATTAA